The following proteins come from a genomic window of Pyxidicoccus sp. MSG2:
- a CDS encoding type I polyketide synthase, protein MPNDIAADEQDIAIIGMTGRFPGAPDLDAFWRNLREGVESIHPVQDAELEALGVDASLRKDASWVKASAALEGMELFDAGFFGYTPREAELMDPQHRVFLESCWEALERAGYAPEGFKGAIGVFGGAPTNTYLLHNLVPNADQLSMLDQVQIDVANGGDFLGTRVAYKLNLRGPSYSISSACSTSLVATHVAVQSLLNEECDIALAGGVSVHVKHPEGYRYLPGGIVSPDGHCRAFDAKADGTVFGSGAGVVVLKRLKDALEDGDFIHAVIKGSAINNDGSAKVGYTAPSVEGQAAVIAEALGAAGVEPESIGYVEAHGTGTKMGDPIEVRALTKAFRPRKASAAPAATAATARKIPIGSVKTNIGHLANAAGVSSLIKAVLSLQHRELVPSLHFEQPSPEIDFEASPFYVNAKLEPWPAHPKHPRRAGVSSFGVGGTNAHIVLQEAPALPPSGPARKAQMLVLSARSATALDAATQRLTKHLKAHPEQSLADVAYTLQVGRQPMSHRRVLVCTDRDDALAALEAEGMPRCLTDAPQVQDRPVAFLFPGQGSQYVGMARGLYDAEPVFREHLDACATHLLPHLGLDLRTVLYPDAAGVEEAAKKLGQTALTQPALFAVEYALARLWMSWGVKPQAMLGHSVGEYVAACLAGVFDLKDALALVAKRGQLMQSLPAGSMLSVQLPEDALRPHLTPELSLAAVNGPRLTVVAGPTEAIAALQAKLEAQAVGVAKLHTSHAFHSAMMDPILPAFMDAVRAVKRNAPKLQFLSNVTGTWIDAAQAVDPAYWAQHLRQAVRFDAGLRTLAQKPQLALLEVGPGTTLASLARQQPGAETRVAVSCTRHPRETTADDVTVLVTALGKLWLNGVHPDWAGFTKKEQRRRLPLPSYPFERQRYWIDARPGTGLGMTRPAAATTSASPEKNSNPADWFYVPSWKRAPLPRTAVATGPAAGVRSWLVFADAVGVADALAAKLVAAGHAVARVVPGTGFSALSDGSFTVDPKRREDYAALLDALQQQGHAVGGVVHLWGVTAGNVLRELALDTGLHSLLSLAQALGAKGQTEKQPWFVATRGAAKVERADALVPELAALLGPCRVIPQEYPHVTCRLVDVAPEGRSEDAPALAEHLLSELFTGAAEPVVAWRGRQRWVQTFEPLQLEQDAASSRPLREQGVYLVTDGLEGPGYVLAADLAKTLQARLALVEAPGFPDREQWAQVVATHEPTDATRRKVEAAQALEAAGAEVLVLGVDATDEAQLQGAVTRTRERFGRLDGVIHAASGLRGAMLGAIQDLGPEQRAACFDPAVNGLRALAAALPAEGLDFVLLMSSLSSVLGGLGQVAHAASSAYLDAFAEVRSDAGTVPWHSVGWDAWKLDDTAALGALAKFALSPAEGVDATRRILSGASGGPIAVCTADLASRRRQSARSASQAQAGTTTGGRKSHPRPALATAYVAPRNDLERTLATVLQGVLGIDPLGIDDNFFELGADSLLAVQASAQLRQALQVEVPAATLYQRPTARSLAELLGEGDAAARERAEKLAKRKEELSRRNQWLHRKQR, encoded by the coding sequence ATGCCCAACGACATCGCCGCCGACGAGCAGGACATCGCCATCATCGGCATGACCGGGCGCTTCCCTGGAGCGCCCGACCTCGACGCCTTCTGGCGCAACCTGCGCGAGGGCGTGGAGTCCATCCATCCCGTGCAGGACGCGGAGCTGGAAGCGCTGGGCGTGGACGCGTCCCTGCGCAAGGACGCGTCGTGGGTGAAGGCGTCCGCGGCGCTGGAGGGCATGGAGCTCTTCGACGCGGGCTTCTTCGGCTACACGCCCCGCGAGGCGGAGCTGATGGACCCGCAGCACCGCGTCTTCCTGGAGAGCTGCTGGGAGGCGCTGGAGCGCGCGGGCTACGCGCCCGAGGGCTTCAAGGGCGCCATCGGCGTCTTCGGCGGCGCGCCGACGAATACGTACCTGCTGCACAACCTGGTGCCCAACGCGGACCAGCTCAGTATGCTGGACCAGGTGCAGATTGACGTCGCCAACGGCGGCGACTTCCTGGGCACCCGCGTCGCGTACAAGCTCAACCTGCGCGGGCCCAGCTACTCCATCTCCAGTGCGTGCTCCACGTCGCTGGTGGCCACGCACGTCGCCGTCCAGAGCCTCCTCAACGAGGAGTGTGACATCGCCCTGGCCGGCGGCGTGTCCGTGCACGTGAAGCACCCGGAGGGCTACCGCTACCTGCCCGGCGGCATCGTCTCGCCGGACGGACACTGCCGCGCCTTCGACGCGAAGGCGGACGGCACGGTGTTCGGCAGCGGCGCGGGCGTGGTGGTGCTCAAGCGCCTGAAGGACGCACTGGAGGACGGCGACTTCATCCACGCCGTCATCAAGGGCTCCGCCATCAACAACGACGGCTCGGCGAAGGTGGGCTACACCGCGCCGAGCGTGGAGGGCCAGGCCGCCGTCATCGCCGAGGCCCTGGGCGCCGCGGGCGTGGAGCCGGAGAGCATCGGCTACGTGGAGGCGCACGGCACGGGCACGAAGATGGGCGACCCCATCGAGGTGCGCGCGCTCACCAAGGCGTTCCGTCCGCGCAAGGCCAGCGCCGCCCCGGCGGCCACTGCCGCCACCGCGCGCAAGATTCCCATCGGCTCGGTGAAGACGAACATCGGCCACCTGGCGAACGCGGCCGGCGTGTCCAGCCTCATCAAGGCCGTGCTGTCGCTGCAGCACCGCGAGCTGGTGCCCAGCCTCCACTTCGAGCAGCCCAGCCCGGAGATTGATTTCGAGGCGAGCCCCTTCTACGTCAACGCGAAGCTGGAGCCCTGGCCGGCGCACCCGAAGCATCCGCGCCGCGCGGGCGTCAGCTCCTTCGGCGTGGGCGGCACCAACGCGCACATCGTCCTCCAGGAGGCCCCTGCCCTGCCCCCGTCCGGCCCGGCCCGGAAGGCGCAGATGCTGGTGCTGTCGGCCCGTTCCGCCACCGCGCTGGACGCCGCCACGCAGCGGCTGACGAAGCACCTGAAGGCGCACCCCGAGCAGTCGCTCGCGGACGTGGCGTACACGCTCCAGGTGGGGCGCCAGCCCATGTCGCACCGCCGCGTGCTGGTGTGCACGGACCGGGACGACGCGCTCGCGGCGCTCGAAGCCGAGGGCATGCCGCGCTGCCTGACAGACGCGCCCCAGGTGCAGGACCGGCCGGTGGCCTTCCTCTTCCCGGGCCAGGGCTCGCAGTACGTGGGCATGGCGCGCGGGCTGTACGACGCCGAGCCCGTCTTCCGCGAGCACCTGGACGCCTGCGCCACGCACCTGCTCCCGCACCTGGGGCTGGACCTGCGCACGGTGCTGTACCCGGACGCCGCGGGCGTGGAGGAGGCAGCGAAGAAGCTGGGCCAGACGGCCCTGACGCAGCCGGCCCTCTTCGCGGTGGAGTACGCGCTGGCGCGGCTGTGGATGTCCTGGGGCGTGAAGCCGCAGGCCATGCTGGGGCACAGCGTGGGCGAGTACGTCGCCGCGTGCCTCGCGGGCGTCTTCGACTTGAAGGACGCGCTCGCGCTGGTGGCGAAGCGCGGGCAGCTCATGCAGTCGCTCCCCGCCGGCTCCATGCTGAGCGTGCAGCTTCCCGAGGACGCGCTGCGGCCGCACCTCACGCCGGAGCTGTCCCTGGCCGCCGTCAACGGGCCGCGCCTCACGGTGGTGGCCGGGCCGACGGAGGCCATTGCGGCGCTCCAGGCGAAGCTGGAGGCCCAGGCCGTGGGCGTGGCGAAGCTGCACACGTCGCACGCGTTCCACTCGGCGATGATGGACCCCATCCTCCCGGCCTTCATGGACGCGGTGCGCGCGGTGAAGCGCAACGCGCCGAAGCTCCAGTTCCTCTCCAACGTGACGGGCACGTGGATTGACGCCGCGCAGGCCGTGGACCCGGCGTACTGGGCGCAGCACCTGCGCCAGGCGGTGCGCTTCGACGCGGGCCTGCGCACGCTGGCGCAGAAGCCGCAGCTCGCGCTGCTGGAGGTGGGTCCGGGCACGACGCTCGCCTCGCTCGCACGGCAGCAGCCCGGCGCCGAGACGCGCGTGGCCGTCTCCTGCACACGGCACCCGCGCGAGACGACCGCCGACGACGTGACGGTGCTCGTGACGGCGCTGGGGAAGCTGTGGCTCAACGGCGTCCACCCGGACTGGGCGGGCTTCACGAAGAAGGAGCAGCGGCGCCGGCTGCCGCTTCCCTCCTACCCCTTCGAGCGGCAGCGCTACTGGATTGATGCGCGTCCCGGCACCGGCCTGGGCATGACGCGTCCCGCGGCGGCCACCACCTCCGCATCGCCGGAGAAGAACAGCAACCCGGCGGACTGGTTCTACGTGCCGTCATGGAAGCGCGCGCCGCTGCCTCGCACGGCCGTGGCCACCGGGCCCGCGGCGGGCGTGCGGAGCTGGCTGGTGTTCGCGGACGCCGTGGGCGTGGCGGATGCGCTCGCCGCGAAGCTGGTGGCGGCGGGCCATGCCGTGGCGCGCGTCGTCCCCGGCACGGGCTTCAGCGCGTTGAGCGACGGCAGCTTCACGGTGGACCCGAAGCGGCGCGAGGACTACGCCGCGCTGCTGGACGCGCTCCAGCAGCAGGGCCACGCCGTCGGCGGCGTCGTGCACCTGTGGGGCGTGACGGCGGGCAACGTGCTGCGCGAGCTGGCGCTGGACACGGGCCTGCACAGCCTCCTGTCGCTCGCGCAGGCGCTGGGCGCGAAGGGCCAGACGGAGAAACAGCCCTGGTTCGTGGCCACCCGCGGAGCCGCGAAGGTGGAGCGCGCGGACGCCCTGGTGCCCGAGCTGGCGGCGCTGCTGGGGCCCTGCCGCGTGATTCCCCAGGAGTACCCGCACGTCACCTGCCGGCTGGTGGACGTGGCCCCCGAGGGCCGGAGCGAGGACGCCCCCGCCCTGGCGGAGCACCTGCTGTCCGAGCTCTTCACGGGCGCGGCGGAGCCGGTGGTTGCCTGGCGTGGACGCCAGCGCTGGGTGCAGACCTTCGAGCCGCTGCAACTGGAGCAGGATGCCGCGTCCAGCCGTCCGCTGCGTGAGCAGGGCGTGTACCTCGTCACCGACGGCCTGGAAGGCCCGGGCTACGTACTGGCCGCGGACCTGGCGAAGACGCTCCAGGCGCGCCTCGCGCTGGTGGAGGCCCCGGGCTTCCCGGACCGCGAGCAGTGGGCGCAGGTGGTGGCCACCCACGAGCCGACGGACGCCACGCGCCGCAAGGTGGAGGCCGCACAGGCGCTGGAAGCGGCCGGAGCCGAGGTGCTGGTGCTCGGCGTGGACGCGACGGACGAGGCGCAGCTCCAGGGCGCGGTGACGCGCACGCGGGAGCGCTTCGGCCGCCTCGACGGCGTCATCCACGCAGCCAGCGGGCTGCGAGGCGCCATGCTGGGAGCCATCCAGGACCTCGGCCCCGAGCAGCGCGCCGCGTGCTTCGACCCCGCCGTGAATGGCCTGCGGGCCCTGGCCGCCGCGCTGCCCGCGGAGGGCCTGGACTTCGTGCTGCTCATGTCGTCGCTGTCCTCGGTGCTGGGCGGCCTGGGACAGGTGGCGCACGCGGCCTCCAGCGCGTACCTGGACGCCTTCGCGGAGGTGCGCTCCGACGCGGGCACCGTGCCCTGGCACAGCGTGGGCTGGGACGCGTGGAAGCTGGACGACACCGCCGCGCTGGGGGCGCTCGCGAAGTTCGCGCTGAGCCCCGCCGAGGGCGTGGACGCCACGCGCCGCATCCTCTCGGGCGCCTCGGGCGGTCCCATCGCCGTGTGTACGGCGGACCTCGCGTCGCGGCGGCGGCAGTCGGCGCGCTCCGCGTCGCAGGCCCAGGCGGGCACCACGACCGGGGGCCGCAAGAGCCACCCGCGCCCCGCGCTCGCCACGGCCTACGTGGCGCCGCGCAATGACCTGGAGCGCACGCTCGCCACGGTGCTGCAGGGGGTGCTGGGCATCGACCCGCTGGGCATCGACGACAACTTCTTCGAGCTGGGCGCGGACTCGCTCCTCGCCGTCCAGGCGTCCGCACAGCTCAGGCAGGCCCTCCAGGTGGAGGTGCCGGCCGCCACCCTGTACCAGCGCCCCACGGCGCGCTCGCTCGCGGAGTTGCTGGGCGAGGGCGATGCCGCGGCCCGCGAGCGCGCGGAGAAGCTGGCGAAGCGCAAGGAAGAACTGAGCCGCCGCAACCAGTGGCTCCACCGCAAGCAGCGGTAG
- a CDS encoding type I polyketide synthase yields the protein MADINETDESSYEGLAIAVIGMAGRFPGAKDVEQFWKNLCAGVESIVPLTDDELRAAGVPADELGSGRYVKAAPVLDGVENFDAGLFGYTPLEARVMDPQQRLLLECAWEALEHAGYDPDKHPGERVSVFAGTRTSTYLFHVLANRAALQPQDRLLVELGNDMSSLATRVSYKLNLTGPSTMVQTACSTSLVAIHLACQSLLMGECRMALAAATAVNVPHRAGYTYEPGSMLSPDGHVRPFDAKAEGTVFGSGAGVVVLKRLQDAIADGDNVLAVVRGSAVNNDGSHKASFTAPSVEGQTEVLLESLACAGLDADAISYLEAHGTGTSLGDPIEILALNNAWRASTDKKGFCKLGTAKGNVGHLDVAAGMAGFIKTVMQLQHRKLPPMLNFTAPNPQIDFGNSPFTVNTKLTDWTGTGPLRAGVSSFGFGGTNAHVILEEAPKAEASGPSRPAQLLLVSARSEAALDTATDNLAAWLKEHPGASLADVAFTLQVGRKDFDHRRVLVARTAQDAAEALASRAPARVLTGLREVGDRPVVFMFPGQGAQHVNMARELYDSEPAFRAEVDTCAEKLKPHLGLDLRTVLYPAPSGEAEATKKLEGTALTQPALFVIEYALAKLWMAWGVKPRAMVGHSIGEYVAACLAGVFSLDDALALVATRGRLMQSLPAGSMLAVPLPEAEVTPLLEGKLDLAAVNGPAMCVVAGPTEAVDALEAKLSARGVQARRLHTSHAFHSAMMDSILAPFTDAVRRVRLQAPKLPYVSNVTGTWIDAAQATDPAYWARHLRSPVRFAQGLRELLKDASDVLLEVGPGQTLGSLAKAQPEAAGRTVLSSSRHPQKPESDAAKLMGVVGELWLAGVPMDWKGLYTAQKRHRVPLPGYPFERERYWVDAVEGAAAQTQTRAPTGKHADVADWFHVPAWKPAAPPALDAEALAKSRCWVLLEDGLGVGEALARRLKAEGRDVVTVKAGKAYAREDARRYTAAPDSKTDLQAVFEDLEKQGLPADVVVHLWSLTAPDVTGSGPELFRKVQDGGYYSLLALGQSLAKGTRPVRVEVVSNRLHDLEGEHQALAEKSPLLTACKVIPQELQHVTARCVEVELPVPSSPRAERLAGMLVAEFSARGSELLVVLRGTRRYVQAYTPVRLEAKGAPLAPMREGGVYLITGGMGAVGLMLADHLAETFKAKLALLGRTPLPERSSWDAWLSGHAEDDTTSRRIRRVKELEAKGAEVLVLDADVADAAKLKAAVARAVAHFGALHGVLHTAGVTRGDSPYMALTDVRRDAAETQFGPKVYGTYALEEALRGHAVDFVLLFSSSSSVLGGLAHFTYAAGNQFLDAFAESRRGLESPRWVSASWDPWPEETKHTSLRTAMDQYTMSIPEGTQALRRVVQAGLDGQVVVITGDLQQRVRLWVDREVKAPGAPQKKAANRVRRGKTAFVAPGTDLEKAVAALWSELLGVAEVGLHDDFFDLGGHSLLATQLRNQLQATFKVEPPLRSLFENPTVAGLSGLIAKELAAREAVPSKPLAEALRTAFPTERPSLLEDWLRRKVAKVTNRAVKDLPANGSLTGLDLDAIGSELEFDLKKELKFQLYPHELREHATLPELSRYLLAEMERQSDPGRFATDLPLSALSLRPYRRQASGPKVRAAKKNPSMVFVHSTPRAGSTLFRVMLAGHPRLFCPPELNLLFFETMKEWKQNVGFGHEMEWTERGLLWAFMEMLKVDSTAGQAFLDKLVADDVSSQAVYGRLQELSGPRLLVDKTPPYAMDPETLQRGEELFDKPKYLFLIRHPLPVMESLVRMRFDRLFGPSLFGSADVDPYAVAETVWAMPNQNLLDFYARIGSERVHWVRYEELVSEPERVMKGVSDFLELPYDAGMVQPYDGKRERMLGGLGDPNILQHTRIEGERSDSWKRIQWPRALDASTRSLATRLGYELPEAAPVPKKAAAGGAEQLLENLDNLSDEQVAALLAEMEGDADKVA from the coding sequence ATGGCAGACATCAACGAGACCGACGAGTCCTCCTACGAGGGACTGGCCATTGCCGTCATCGGCATGGCCGGACGCTTCCCCGGCGCGAAGGACGTGGAGCAGTTCTGGAAGAACCTGTGCGCGGGCGTGGAGTCCATCGTCCCCCTCACCGACGACGAGCTTCGCGCCGCGGGTGTGCCCGCCGACGAGCTGGGCTCCGGCCGCTACGTGAAGGCGGCGCCGGTGCTGGACGGCGTGGAGAACTTCGACGCGGGCCTCTTCGGCTACACGCCGCTGGAGGCGCGCGTCATGGACCCGCAGCAGCGCCTGCTGCTGGAGTGCGCGTGGGAGGCGCTGGAGCACGCGGGCTATGACCCGGACAAGCACCCGGGCGAGCGCGTCTCCGTCTTCGCCGGCACCCGCACCAGCACGTACCTCTTCCACGTGCTGGCCAACCGCGCCGCGCTCCAGCCGCAGGACCGCCTGCTGGTGGAGCTGGGCAACGACATGTCGTCGCTGGCCACGCGCGTCTCGTACAAGCTCAACCTCACCGGCCCCAGCACCATGGTGCAGACGGCGTGCTCCACGTCGCTCGTCGCCATCCACCTGGCCTGCCAGAGCCTGCTGATGGGCGAGTGCCGCATGGCCCTGGCCGCGGCCACCGCCGTCAACGTGCCGCACCGCGCGGGCTACACCTACGAGCCGGGCAGCATGCTGTCCCCGGACGGGCACGTGCGCCCCTTCGACGCGAAGGCCGAGGGCACCGTCTTCGGCAGCGGCGCGGGCGTGGTGGTGCTCAAGCGCCTGCAGGACGCGATTGCCGACGGCGACAACGTCCTGGCCGTCGTCCGCGGCTCGGCGGTGAACAACGACGGCTCGCACAAGGCGTCCTTCACCGCGCCCAGCGTGGAAGGCCAGACGGAAGTGCTGCTGGAGTCGCTGGCGTGCGCCGGACTGGACGCGGACGCCATCAGCTACCTGGAGGCCCACGGCACCGGCACGTCGCTGGGAGACCCGATTGAAATCCTCGCGCTCAACAACGCCTGGCGCGCGAGCACGGACAAGAAGGGCTTCTGCAAGCTGGGTACGGCGAAGGGCAACGTGGGCCACCTGGACGTGGCCGCGGGCATGGCGGGCTTCATCAAGACGGTGATGCAGCTCCAGCACCGCAAGCTGCCGCCCATGCTGAACTTCACGGCGCCCAACCCTCAAATCGACTTCGGCAACAGCCCCTTCACCGTCAACACGAAGCTGACGGACTGGACGGGCACCGGCCCGCTGCGCGCGGGTGTCAGCTCGTTCGGCTTCGGCGGCACCAACGCCCACGTCATCCTCGAGGAGGCTCCGAAGGCCGAGGCCTCCGGCCCGTCCCGTCCCGCGCAGCTCCTGCTGGTGTCGGCCCGGAGCGAGGCCGCGCTGGACACGGCCACCGACAACCTGGCGGCGTGGCTGAAGGAGCACCCGGGCGCGTCGCTGGCGGACGTGGCCTTCACGCTCCAGGTGGGCCGCAAGGACTTCGACCACCGCCGCGTGCTGGTGGCCCGCACCGCGCAGGATGCCGCGGAGGCGCTGGCCTCCCGCGCGCCCGCGCGCGTCCTCACGGGCCTGCGCGAGGTGGGCGACCGGCCGGTGGTCTTCATGTTCCCCGGCCAGGGCGCGCAGCACGTGAACATGGCGCGCGAGCTGTATGACAGCGAGCCCGCCTTCCGCGCCGAGGTGGACACCTGCGCGGAGAAGCTCAAGCCGCACCTGGGCCTGGACCTGCGCACCGTCCTCTACCCCGCCCCCTCCGGCGAGGCCGAGGCCACGAAGAAGCTGGAGGGCACCGCCCTCACCCAGCCGGCGCTGTTCGTCATCGAATACGCGCTGGCGAAGCTGTGGATGGCCTGGGGCGTGAAGCCACGCGCCATGGTGGGCCACAGCATCGGCGAGTACGTGGCCGCCTGCCTCGCGGGCGTCTTCTCGCTGGACGACGCGCTGGCGCTGGTGGCCACGCGCGGCCGGCTGATGCAGTCGCTGCCCGCGGGCTCCATGCTCGCCGTGCCGCTGCCCGAGGCCGAAGTCACGCCGCTGCTGGAGGGGAAGCTGGACCTCGCGGCCGTCAACGGCCCGGCGATGTGCGTGGTGGCCGGCCCCACGGAGGCCGTGGACGCGCTGGAGGCGAAGCTCTCCGCGCGCGGTGTCCAGGCGCGGCGGCTGCACACGTCGCACGCCTTCCACTCCGCGATGATGGACTCCATCCTCGCGCCCTTCACGGACGCGGTCCGCCGCGTGCGCCTCCAGGCGCCGAAGCTGCCGTACGTGTCCAACGTGACGGGCACGTGGATTGACGCCGCGCAGGCCACGGACCCGGCGTACTGGGCCCGCCACCTGCGCTCGCCGGTGCGCTTCGCCCAGGGGCTGCGCGAGCTGCTGAAGGACGCCTCCGACGTGCTGCTGGAGGTGGGCCCCGGCCAGACGCTGGGCAGCCTCGCCAAGGCGCAGCCGGAGGCCGCCGGGCGCACGGTGCTCTCGTCGTCCCGCCACCCGCAGAAGCCCGAGTCCGACGCCGCGAAGCTGATGGGCGTGGTCGGCGAGCTGTGGCTGGCCGGTGTGCCGATGGACTGGAAGGGCCTCTACACCGCGCAGAAGCGCCACCGCGTGCCGCTGCCGGGCTACCCCTTCGAGCGCGAGCGCTACTGGGTGGACGCCGTGGAGGGCGCGGCCGCGCAGACGCAGACGCGCGCGCCCACGGGCAAGCACGCGGACGTGGCGGACTGGTTCCACGTCCCCGCGTGGAAGCCCGCGGCCCCGCCCGCGCTGGACGCCGAGGCGCTGGCGAAGTCGCGCTGCTGGGTGCTGCTGGAGGACGGGCTCGGGGTGGGCGAGGCGCTGGCCCGCCGCCTGAAGGCGGAAGGGCGTGACGTCGTCACCGTGAAGGCGGGCAAGGCGTACGCCCGCGAGGACGCGCGTCGCTACACCGCCGCGCCGGACAGCAAGACGGACCTGCAGGCGGTGTTCGAGGACCTGGAGAAGCAGGGCCTGCCCGCCGACGTCGTCGTCCACCTGTGGAGCCTCACCGCGCCGGACGTGACGGGCTCCGGCCCGGAGCTGTTCCGCAAGGTGCAGGACGGCGGCTACTACAGCCTGCTCGCGCTGGGCCAGTCGCTCGCGAAGGGCACCCGGCCGGTGCGCGTGGAGGTGGTCTCCAACCGCCTCCACGACCTGGAGGGCGAGCACCAGGCGCTGGCGGAGAAGTCCCCGCTGCTCACCGCCTGCAAGGTGATTCCGCAGGAGCTCCAGCACGTCACCGCCCGCTGCGTGGAGGTGGAGCTGCCGGTGCCGTCCAGCCCCCGCGCGGAGCGGCTGGCCGGGATGCTGGTGGCGGAGTTCAGCGCCCGTGGCTCGGAGCTGCTGGTGGTGCTGCGCGGCACCCGCCGCTACGTCCAGGCCTACACCCCCGTGCGGCTGGAGGCGAAGGGCGCGCCCCTGGCGCCGATGCGCGAGGGCGGCGTGTACCTCATCACCGGCGGCATGGGCGCGGTGGGCCTCATGCTGGCGGACCACCTGGCGGAGACCTTCAAGGCGAAGCTGGCGCTGCTCGGCCGCACTCCGCTGCCGGAGCGGAGCTCCTGGGACGCGTGGCTTTCGGGCCATGCCGAGGACGACACGACGAGCCGCCGCATCCGCCGTGTGAAGGAGCTGGAGGCGAAGGGCGCCGAGGTGCTGGTGCTCGACGCCGACGTGGCGGACGCCGCGAAGCTCAAGGCGGCGGTGGCCAGGGCGGTGGCCCACTTCGGCGCGCTGCACGGCGTGCTGCACACGGCGGGCGTCACCCGCGGTGACTCGCCGTACATGGCGCTGACGGACGTGCGCCGCGACGCGGCCGAGACGCAGTTCGGTCCCAAGGTGTACGGCACCTACGCGCTGGAGGAGGCGCTGCGCGGGCACGCGGTGGACTTCGTGCTGCTCTTCTCGTCCAGCTCGTCGGTGCTGGGCGGCCTCGCGCACTTCACCTACGCGGCGGGCAACCAGTTCCTGGACGCCTTCGCGGAGAGTCGGCGCGGCCTGGAGTCGCCGCGCTGGGTGAGCGCCTCGTGGGACCCGTGGCCCGAGGAGACGAAGCACACCTCGCTGCGCACGGCGATGGACCAGTACACCATGTCGATTCCGGAGGGCACCCAGGCACTGCGCCGCGTGGTGCAGGCCGGGCTCGACGGCCAGGTGGTGGTCATCACCGGCGACCTGCAACAGCGCGTGCGCCTGTGGGTCGACCGCGAGGTGAAGGCGCCGGGCGCGCCGCAGAAGAAGGCCGCCAACCGCGTGCGCCGGGGCAAGACGGCCTTCGTCGCCCCGGGCACCGATTTGGAGAAGGCGGTGGCCGCGCTGTGGAGCGAGCTGCTCGGCGTGGCCGAAGTGGGCCTGCACGACGACTTCTTCGACCTGGGCGGACACTCGCTGCTGGCCACGCAGCTGCGCAACCAGCTCCAGGCCACCTTCAAGGTGGAGCCGCCGCTGCGCAGCCTCTTCGAGAACCCCACCGTGGCCGGCCTCTCCGGCCTCATCGCGAAGGAGCTGGCGGCGCGCGAGGCCGTCCCGTCCAAGCCCCTGGCCGAGGCCCTGCGCACGGCCTTCCCCACCGAGCGCCCGTCGCTCCTGGAGGACTGGCTGCGCCGCAAGGTGGCGAAGGTGACCAACCGCGCCGTGAAGGACCTGCCCGCCAACGGCAGCCTCACGGGGCTCGATCTGGACGCCATCGGCTCCGAGCTGGAGTTCGACCTGAAGAAGGAGCTCAAGTTCCAGCTCTACCCGCATGAGCTGCGCGAGCACGCCACGCTGCCCGAGCTGTCGCGCTACCTGCTGGCGGAAATGGAGCGCCAGTCGGACCCGGGCCGCTTCGCCACGGACCTGCCGCTGTCGGCCTTGTCGCTGCGCCCCTACCGCCGGCAGGCGTCCGGCCCCAAGGTGCGGGCGGCGAAGAAGAACCCGAGCATGGTGTTCGTGCACTCCACGCCGCGCGCGGGCTCCACGCTCTTCCGCGTGATGCTCGCCGGGCACCCGCGCCTGTTCTGCCCGCCCGAGCTGAACCTCCTCTTCTTCGAGACGATGAAGGAGTGGAAGCAGAACGTGGGCTTCGGCCACGAGATGGAGTGGACCGAGCGCGGCCTGCTGTGGGCCTTCATGGAGATGCTCAAGGTGGACTCCACCGCGGGCCAGGCGTTCCTCGACAAGCTGGTGGCGGACGACGTCTCCTCGCAGGCCGTCTACGGACGGCTGCAGGAGCTGTCCGGCCCGCGCCTCCTGGTGGACAAGACGCCGCCGTACGCCATGGACCCGGAGACGCTGCAGCGGGGCGAGGAGCTGTTCGACAAGCCGAAGTACCTCTTCCTCATCCGCCACCCGCTGCCCGTCATGGAGTCGCTGGTGCGCATGCGCTTCGACCGGCTCTTCGGCCCCAGCCTCTTCGGCTCGGCGGACGTGGACCCCTACGCCGTCGCGGAGACGGTGTGGGCCATGCCCAACCAGAACCTGCTCGACTTCTACGCGCGCATCGGCTCCGAGCGCGTGCACTGGGTCCGCTACGAGGAACTGGTGAGCGAGCCGGAGCGGGTGATGAAGGGCGTCAGCGACTTCCTCGAGCTGCCCTACGACGCCGGCATGGTGCAGCCGTACGACGGCAAGCGCGAGCGCATGCTCGGCGGTCTGGGTGACCCGAACATCCTCCAGCACACGCGCATCGAGGGTGAGCGCAGCGACTCCTGGAAGCGCATCCAGTGGCCCCGTGCGCTGGACGCGTCCACGCGCTCGCTGGCCACCCGCCTGGGCTACGAGCTGCCGGAGGCCGCGCCCGTGCCGAAGAAGGCCGCCGCCGGCGGGGCCGAGCAGTTGCTGGAGAACCTGGACAACCTCTCCGACGAGCAGGTCGCCGCACTGCTGGCGGAGATGGAGGGCGACGCGGACAAGGTAGCCTGA